The following proteins come from a genomic window of Candidatus Margulisiibacteriota bacterium:
- a CDS encoding glycan-binding surface protein, whose product MIKKTIVGVIVLFVFLALAPAYAAGLSKLVDNFENNLDLKNPEWWVFDRVTRTVVKNPPARPGDSLAKSCGKYSLNIKGSAKDWYCGGIGTYVGLDASSFTGLEMCIWGNGAGSGKLKIELYDDDKGSWETKYDKNWVPLKDDIWSTEQNVDWRGWKKVYIPFSNFVLTNPKRGDGKRNFNQLNGSGGLLQIQMVVLANSADGETNMNIDNVKLISMIDDEE is encoded by the coding sequence GTGATCAAGAAAACAATTGTGGGAGTTATCGTATTGTTCGTGTTTTTGGCCCTTGCTCCGGCATACGCCGCGGGCCTTTCTAAACTGGTGGATAATTTCGAGAACAACCTGGACCTCAAAAACCCGGAATGGTGGGTGTTTGACAGGGTCACCCGAACGGTTGTTAAGAACCCGCCGGCAAGGCCCGGAGACTCTCTGGCTAAGTCCTGCGGAAAGTATTCGCTGAACATCAAAGGCAGCGCCAAGGACTGGTACTGCGGAGGCATCGGGACCTATGTGGGGCTGGACGCCTCTTCTTTTACGGGGCTGGAGATGTGCATCTGGGGCAACGGAGCGGGGAGCGGAAAGCTCAAGATCGAGCTCTATGACGACGACAAAGGCTCGTGGGAGACCAAGTACGACAAGAACTGGGTGCCGCTCAAGGATGATATCTGGTCTACCGAGCAGAATGTTGACTGGAGAGGCTGGAAAAAGGTCTACATCCCGTTCTCCAATTTTGTGCTGACAAACCCCAAGAGGGGCGACGGGAAAAGGAACTTTAACCAGTTGAACGGCTCGGGAGGCCTGCTTCAGATACAGATGGTGGTCCTGGCAAATTCGGCTGACGGCGAGACCAACATGAACATAGACAATGTCAAGCTGATCTCGATGATAGACGACGAGGAATAA
- a CDS encoding glycosyl hydrolase, whose amino-acid sequence MGCYTGAFTDGSDYISGFEDATGRKLAVVMWFNNFTQDFPSLECSHVWARGSVPCITWEPWKGTVPDSDYTLQKIIDGEFDAYISKWALDAKAFGHPFFLRFAHEMNGNWYPWDGSHNGLSEAPAKYIAAWKHVHGLFSASGVLNVTWVWSVNSESVPDETWNSIGSYYPGDAYVDWIGVDGYNWGGSTWTTFDQVFSSVYSQIRAAYPSKPVMIGEFASAPDGGDKAAWITDAFSKIKSDYSGIKLFNWFNITKERDWTVTDSSSFEAAYKAAVADTSYFLDNVVLPSDSH is encoded by the coding sequence TTGGGCTGCTATACGGGGGCCTTTACGGACGGCAGCGATTATATCTCCGGATTTGAGGACGCCACCGGCAGGAAACTGGCCGTGGTGATGTGGTTCAATAATTTTACCCAGGATTTCCCCAGCCTTGAATGCAGCCATGTGTGGGCAAGGGGAAGCGTGCCCTGCATAACCTGGGAGCCCTGGAAGGGAACCGTTCCCGACAGCGACTATACGCTGCAGAAGATCATAGACGGAGAATTTGACGCGTATATCTCAAAATGGGCGCTGGACGCAAAAGCTTTCGGCCACCCCTTCTTTCTAAGGTTTGCCCACGAAATGAACGGCAACTGGTACCCCTGGGACGGATCTCACAACGGCTTGTCCGAAGCCCCCGCAAAATACATAGCTGCCTGGAAGCATGTCCACGGCTTGTTCAGTGCGTCCGGGGTGCTTAATGTTACCTGGGTTTGGAGCGTTAATTCGGAAAGTGTTCCGGACGAGACATGGAATTCTATCGGGAGTTATTATCCGGGCGATGCCTATGTGGACTGGATAGGAGTTGACGGCTATAACTGGGGAGGCTCTACCTGGACGACCTTTGACCAGGTCTTTTCTTCCGTCTATTCTCAGATAAGAGCGGCTTATCCTTCCAAACCTGTCATGATAGGTGAATTTGCCAGCGCTCCGGACGGAGGGGACAAAGCGGCCTGGATAACCGATGCGTTCTCAAAAATAAAGTCTGATTATTCCGGCATCAAGCTGTTTAACTGGTTCAACATCACCAAGGAGCGCGATTGGACAGTGACGGACAGCTCTTCCTTTGAGGCCGCCTACAAAGCGGCTGTAGCCGACACTTCTTATTTTCTTGACAATGTTGTTTTGCCCTCGGACTCCCATTAA
- a CDS encoding sugar-binding protein, producing MMKKVLLAVVMLGVAVSGVCFGMGSAASGSGDQVYFGVFREGAPANMGVVKALEKKTGKKFASVMWYQDWSSLFNPDLADRAIKNGAIPHIVWEPWLWSDKERIKLDNIIAGEWDSHIKEWAKDIKAWGKPVFLRWGHEFNIEGYPWCTVNNGRNPKKYVEAYRRVVNIFRREGARNAKFVWCPMNESWPQEPWNEMDKAYPGDDYVDWIGLDGYNWGTSREWSRWLSFKELFRDAARSLWRKHPSKPIMIAEFGSAAKGGDKAKWIREINDELKKMPYIRALNWFDELKETDWRIESGPSTLSAFKALISDPYFSASSSGYMETGGEGSIVKKQKARAIYADEAPALNGDLSKWLDCEHVVINKASQVHEGSALWKGPQDLSGRVYLKWDENNLYFAADINDDKPFNNSKKNGDIWNGDAVEIVLGAREGLDKNRANMETQDFQIGVSAGNNKNVPASIWIWKNNSPAEGAKIFVKPRAKGYIIEASIPWSNLGGFKPRNGAKIGFDCALDDADSSAGRQVQMVWNGDFLFYKDPGVWGELEFVK from the coding sequence ATGATGAAAAAGGTCCTTTTGGCCGTGGTGATGCTTGGGGTCGCGGTTTCCGGGGTGTGTTTTGGGATGGGAAGCGCCGCTTCAGGCTCAGGCGATCAGGTCTATTTTGGGGTCTTCCGAGAGGGCGCGCCGGCTAACATGGGCGTTGTAAAAGCGCTTGAAAAAAAGACGGGGAAGAAATTTGCTTCCGTGATGTGGTACCAGGACTGGAGCAGCCTTTTTAATCCGGACCTTGCGGACAGAGCTATAAAGAACGGCGCTATCCCTCACATAGTGTGGGAGCCGTGGCTTTGGAGCGATAAGGAAAGGATCAAACTCGACAACATAATTGCGGGAGAATGGGACTCGCACATAAAAGAGTGGGCAAAAGACATAAAAGCCTGGGGCAAGCCGGTCTTCCTGAGATGGGGGCATGAATTCAACATAGAAGGATATCCCTGGTGCACGGTCAACAACGGGCGCAATCCCAAAAAGTATGTGGAAGCCTACAGAAGAGTGGTAAATATCTTCAGGAGAGAGGGAGCAAGGAACGCTAAGTTTGTCTGGTGCCCGATGAACGAATCCTGGCCGCAGGAGCCCTGGAACGAAATGGACAAAGCCTATCCCGGCGACGACTATGTGGACTGGATAGGGCTTGACGGATATAACTGGGGGACCTCCCGCGAGTGGAGCAGATGGCTCAGCTTTAAGGAACTTTTCCGGGACGCGGCCCGCAGCCTCTGGAGAAAGCATCCTTCCAAACCCATAATGATAGCCGAGTTTGGCAGCGCGGCCAAGGGCGGAGACAAGGCCAAATGGATACGGGAAATAAATGACGAACTTAAAAAGATGCCGTATATCAGGGCTCTTAACTGGTTTGACGAACTTAAGGAAACCGACTGGCGGATAGAATCGGGCCCCTCAACTCTGTCGGCCTTTAAGGCCCTTATAAGCGATCCTTATTTTTCGGCCTCTTCCTCCGGTTATATGGAAACGGGGGGAGAAGGCTCTATAGTGAAAAAGCAGAAAGCGCGTGCAATTTATGCCGACGAAGCCCCCGCGCTCAACGGAGACCTGTCAAAGTGGCTGGATTGCGAGCATGTTGTGATCAACAAGGCAAGCCAGGTCCATGAGGGCAGCGCTCTCTGGAAAGGCCCCCAGGACCTGTCGGGCAGGGTCTATCTCAAGTGGGACGAAAACAACCTTTATTTTGCCGCGGACATAAACGATGACAAACCTTTCAACAATTCCAAAAAGAACGGGGACATCTGGAACGGGGACGCGGTCGAGATAGTGCTGGGCGCCAGAGAAGGACTGGATAAGAACAGGGCCAATATGGAAACACAGGACTTCCAAATAGGCGTTTCTGCCGGCAACAACAAGAATGTTCCTGCTTCGATCTGGATATGGAAGAACAACTCTCCTGCCGAAGGCGCAAAGATCTTTGTTAAGCCAAGGGCCAAAGGCTATATTATAGAGGCCAGCATCCCCTGGAGCAACCTGGGAGGCTTTAAACCGAGGAACGGAGCAAAAATAGGTTTTGACTGCGCGCTGGACGACGCGGATTCAAGCGCAGGCAGACAGGTCCAGATGGTCTGGAACGGGGACTTTCTCTTCTATAAGGACCCGGGAGTCTGGGGAGAACTGGAGTTCGTAAAATAA
- a CDS encoding carbohydrate ABC transporter permease, whose amino-acid sequence MGQVKTSFLVPQGHILVRWRNYVDLWKNINFALYLKNSFFICGITMVLAMIFATLAAYALARFDFPGSKFFSIGVLATQMIPSIMYLIPIYIMFVQFALLTGIALKGSYVGLILIYTAFFTPFSIWILRGFFAAIPVELEEAARIDGCSPFQVFWYIALPLALPGIIATGIYVFLNAWDELMFAWVLTGADTMTIPVGIRLFVGNYQNRFDLMMAAATVATIPVMILFFLLQKHIVKGLTAGAVKG is encoded by the coding sequence CTGGGGCAGGTAAAGACCTCATTTCTTGTTCCGCAGGGGCATATCCTGGTGCGCTGGAGGAACTATGTTGACCTTTGGAAGAACATAAACTTTGCGCTTTACCTTAAAAATTCCTTTTTTATCTGCGGCATAACAATGGTCCTTGCCATGATCTTTGCCACGCTGGCCGCCTACGCGCTGGCCAGGTTCGACTTTCCGGGAAGCAAATTCTTCAGCATCGGGGTCCTAGCGACCCAGATGATCCCTTCTATAATGTATTTAATACCAATATATATAATGTTCGTGCAATTCGCTCTTTTAACGGGCATCGCGCTAAAAGGTTCCTATGTGGGGCTTATACTTATCTATACCGCTTTCTTTACACCGTTCTCTATCTGGATACTGAGAGGGTTTTTTGCCGCGATTCCCGTGGAACTGGAAGAAGCCGCAAGGATAGACGGGTGCTCACCGTTCCAGGTGTTCTGGTATATTGCTCTGCCCCTGGCTCTTCCGGGCATAATTGCGACAGGCATCTATGTTTTTCTTAATGCCTGGGACGAATTGATGTTTGCCTGGGTGTTAACAGGCGCAGATACGATGACGATCCCGGTAGGGATCAGGCTGTTCGTGGGAAATTACCAGAACCGTTTTGACCTGATGATGGCGGCTGCGACCGTTGCCACCATACCGGTCATGATTCTGTTCTTTTTGCTGCAAAAACACATAGTAAAAGGCCTTACCGCGGGAGCGGTAAAGGGATGA
- a CDS encoding sugar ABC transporter permease, producing the protein MFKDLLAQIKKYKFAYWFVLPTFLAMVSLHIFPVVQAFYMSFLDLNQFTISQYLLAPFVGFKNYVDILFNMNSPIHIGLFESIRNTVIYTVVVTVGTIGVGMLVALMVNRKFRGKNIVRALYLFPWVVPTYVVGLLWAFMWQKEIGIINMFLVDWLHILPDKPFWLLGSNTLWAIMIPTIWRFWPLSMLMLLAGMQSIPDELYEAAEIDGASGWKKFWKITFPMLTPVWAILILFSLISNTYSFNIVIMMFGFGAGYPGEWGDLMMTNIFRNTFQLWSFGTGAAASVLLMIVMIAIVNVWFKFYKKSEEMM; encoded by the coding sequence GTGTTCAAAGACTTGCTGGCGCAGATAAAAAAATACAAGTTCGCCTACTGGTTCGTCCTTCCGACCTTTCTTGCCATGGTTTCGCTCCATATCTTTCCCGTTGTCCAGGCCTTTTACATGTCCTTTCTTGACCTTAACCAGTTCACCATCTCACAGTACCTTCTTGCTCCGTTCGTAGGGTTCAAAAATTACGTTGATATTCTCTTTAACATGAACAGCCCCATCCACATCGGCCTTTTTGAATCTATCAGGAACACCGTCATCTATACGGTCGTGGTAACAGTGGGCACTATCGGGGTCGGGATGCTGGTGGCCCTGATGGTGAACCGCAAGTTCCGTGGCAAGAATATCGTGAGAGCGCTTTACCTTTTCCCGTGGGTGGTGCCTACCTATGTTGTGGGTCTTTTGTGGGCGTTCATGTGGCAAAAGGAGATCGGTATCATCAACATGTTCCTGGTGGACTGGCTGCATATACTGCCGGACAAGCCGTTCTGGCTTTTGGGCTCCAATACATTATGGGCGATAATGATCCCTACCATCTGGAGGTTTTGGCCGCTTTCCATGCTGATGCTCCTTGCCGGGATGCAGTCGATACCGGATGAACTTTACGAGGCGGCGGAGATAGACGGAGCCTCGGGTTGGAAAAAGTTCTGGAAGATAACCTTCCCCATGCTTACACCGGTCTGGGCAATATTGATACTATTCAGCCTTATCTCTAACACCTATTCCTTTAACATAGTCATAATGATGTTCGGTTTTGGCGCGGGGTATCCCGGGGAGTGGGGCGACCTGATGATGACCAACATCTTCAGGAACACGTTCCAGCTGTGGTCCTTTGGCACGGGAGCGGCGGCCTCGGTCCTGCTTATGATAGTCATGATAGCCATAGTCAATGTCTGGTTCAAGTTCTATAAAAAGTCCGAAGAGATGATGTAA
- a CDS encoding radical SAM protein: protein MNLKIRDAGLVPKLSAAVSADPLLRPYQIRLADRVRAFALNTSNLSMHYKILWHRDRVGAALRGLPQEIMPVTMEFVPSLECVYQCPHCTYSGWKERTIADLSKRVMPYELMMTLLDKLEEADVKGVIFTGGGEPFANRDTLKGLEYAGGKTGTFQTGLFTNGFLLSERSIQVLAGLPLAFIRLSLNTADPGDYMRFHGLNSPRYFEQVKRNIALLARAGSENPTEFNLSAIINQTNVDRMTSIGTFLKELMDNDSQARINTVQIKPVINYGQIDPDTGKQISADIAERAREGFEAIRAMLDPYPIDLVFAASLFEEAVERSAEDPDTTNNCLSVNLAGSIAYDGGVYLCSERDGDPRFMAGDLSKDDLRTIWSGQQRTDLLSERTPCPPSCKLRAMNGLLGELTGLSPLSPAQIIEMQSFLDIIRNGIDPGAVNFI from the coding sequence TTGAATCTGAAGATAAGAGACGCCGGGTTGGTTCCAAAGCTGTCTGCTGCAGTAAGTGCTGATCCGCTTCTTAGGCCATACCAGATTAGGCTGGCAGACAGGGTCAGGGCCTTTGCATTAAACACCTCGAATCTGTCGATGCATTACAAGATCCTTTGGCACAGGGACAGGGTTGGTGCGGCATTAAGGGGGCTGCCACAGGAGATCATGCCCGTAACGATGGAATTTGTGCCGTCGCTGGAATGTGTTTACCAATGCCCTCACTGCACCTATAGCGGCTGGAAAGAAAGGACGATCGCGGACCTTTCCAAAAGGGTGATGCCTTACGAGCTCATGATGACTTTGCTGGACAAGCTTGAAGAAGCGGATGTCAAAGGGGTCATCTTTACCGGGGGCGGCGAGCCTTTTGCCAACCGTGACACTCTGAAAGGTCTTGAGTATGCCGGCGGCAAAACGGGGACTTTTCAAACCGGGCTTTTTACCAACGGCTTTTTGCTAAGTGAAAGGTCCATTCAAGTTTTGGCCGGTCTTCCCCTTGCCTTCATCAGGCTTAGTCTTAACACCGCAGACCCCGGAGATTACATGAGGTTCCACGGGCTCAATAGCCCGCGGTATTTTGAACAGGTCAAAAGAAATATAGCGCTGCTTGCAAGGGCCGGAAGCGAAAACCCCACAGAATTCAATTTGAGCGCAATTATCAATCAAACGAATGTCGACCGGATGACCTCCATAGGGACTTTCTTAAAAGAGCTCATGGATAATGATTCGCAGGCCCGCATAAACACGGTCCAAATTAAGCCTGTTATCAATTACGGGCAGATAGACCCCGACACGGGAAAGCAAATATCCGCTGACATCGCAGAAAGGGCCCGGGAAGGGTTTGAGGCCATCAGAGCAATGCTGGATCCGTATCCCATCGATCTTGTCTTTGCGGCCTCCCTGTTCGAGGAGGCTGTCGAACGCTCGGCAGAGGATCCCGACACGACAAATAATTGCCTGTCCGTTAACCTGGCAGGAAGCATCGCCTATGACGGCGGGGTCTATTTGTGCTCCGAAAGGGACGGAGACCCGCGCTTTATGGCAGGGGATCTTAGCAAAGATGATCTTCGAACAATTTGGTCCGGACAGCAGAGAACGGACCTGTTATCCGAAAGGACCCCGTGCCCACCATCATGCAAACTAAGGGCAATGAACGGTCTTCTCGGCGAATTGACCGGCCTTTCCCCTCTCAGCCCCGCGCAAATAATCGAAATGCAGTCCTTTTTGGACATCATCAGAAATGGCATCGATCCTGGTGCGGTTAATTTTATTTAA
- a CDS encoding nucleotidyl transferase AbiEii/AbiGii toxin family protein, which produces MKSIEQQQDSILDLLSGKIEGYYLAGGTALSRHYLHHRESIDLDFFTKKFDINQITAVINSLSDKLGKPVDTSMIQSKSGLTKVAVYFVRFSPDSSLKLDFAEDFFALIKPLKPVNGIDILSIEDIYLRKLYAAAGTISRTDATGRSLLIGGRAEAKDYFDLYVLSTVFMPLSDFISKYADNSLKEGLIRWFATYDRLDMKTGLLEIKANSPFDFSATEKHFKKEVDIIIEKEIDLP; this is translated from the coding sequence ATGAAATCCATAGAACAACAGCAGGACTCTATCCTTGATCTATTATCAGGCAAAATAGAAGGCTATTATCTTGCCGGGGGAACGGCTCTTTCGCGGCATTATCTTCATCACAGGGAGTCTATTGACCTGGATTTTTTTACAAAGAAATTTGATATCAACCAAATAACCGCAGTAATAAATAGTCTGTCCGATAAACTTGGAAAACCCGTCGACACAAGCATGATCCAGTCAAAAAGCGGTCTTACCAAGGTTGCGGTCTATTTTGTGCGTTTTTCTCCAGATTCCTCATTAAAGCTGGATTTTGCCGAAGACTTCTTTGCCCTGATCAAACCGTTAAAACCCGTGAACGGCATAGATATCCTGTCAATAGAAGACATCTATTTAAGAAAGCTCTACGCCGCCGCCGGAACGATCTCAAGAACCGATGCGACAGGAAGGTCTCTTTTGATCGGAGGCAGAGCGGAAGCAAAAGATTATTTCGATCTTTATGTGCTGTCAACCGTGTTCATGCCTCTGTCTGATTTTATCTCCAAATACGCGGACAATTCTCTCAAAGAAGGACTTATAAGATGGTTTGCCACCTATGACCGCCTTGATATGAAAACCGGGCTTCTTGAAATAAAGGCCAATTCGCCCTTTGATTTTTCCGCAACGGAGAAACACTTTAAAAAAGAGGTCGACATCATCATCGAAAAGGAGATAGATCTGCCATGA